In Pirellulales bacterium, a single genomic region encodes these proteins:
- a CDS encoding PAS domain S-box protein has translation METSSELMKWVGWQILDLSPPDIPCLTSVDNNPVDQIEILWTTLLDHVPCAIAVVDLANKLTRFNRKFCALVGYSPVELTNRQLGELVHILGQRSEGTSIDGAVGFPSLCTEGEQVCVLMKADGLTTWCRRTIVPCGEQTKKSGWIICYFEELTDSTDALQILVESHKRFVERQSAQMEMLGAELQTVERLATEIKGEQAILLERQINQLMGWLAPLRQSGSVDDSTGMLVESAYRSAAQLQQLVAVSGG, from the coding sequence ATGGAAACTTCGTCGGAACTCATGAAATGGGTGGGCTGGCAGATTCTGGATTTGTCCCCCCCGGATATCCCATGCCTTACATCGGTTGACAACAACCCGGTCGACCAGATCGAAATCTTGTGGACTACATTGCTTGATCATGTTCCCTGTGCTATTGCGGTTGTGGATCTAGCGAACAAGTTGACCCGTTTCAACCGTAAATTTTGCGCATTGGTGGGCTATTCCCCAGTGGAATTGACCAATCGCCAATTGGGCGAACTGGTTCACATTCTTGGGCAACGTTCCGAAGGTACATCAATCGATGGAGCAGTTGGCTTTCCAAGCCTTTGTACGGAAGGCGAACAGGTTTGTGTCCTTATGAAAGCCGATGGGTTGACAACCTGGTGCCGCCGAACCATCGTTCCGTGCGGCGAGCAAACAAAAAAATCGGGCTGGATTATCTGCTATTTTGAAGAGTTGACCGATTCGACCGATGCGTTGCAGATTCTGGTCGAATCACACAAGCGGTTTGTAGAGCGCCAAAGTGCGCAAATGGAAATGCTGGGAGCCGAGTTGCAAACCGTCGAACGGCTGGCAACTGAAATAAAGGGAGAGCAAGCCATACTGCTGGAACGGCAGATAAATCAATTGATGGGCTGGCTTGCTCCATTGCGACAATCTGGCTCCGTGGACGATTCTACGGGAATGCTCGTCGAATCTGCCTACCGTTCGGCAGCGCAACTTCAACAATTGGTCGCAGTGAGCGGTGGTTGA